CAATTTGATATGGAATGTTCAACTGCAGCAAGTAAAACAAAATGTAACTACTTAAGAGTAgatgtaaaataaaaaggagGGCAAATAAAGCGTACAGTTTAGGTCAATAACAACCAAGAGAATAATCTATATGCAATGGCAATAATATCAACATAATGTATTAGTACTTAGCCAATACATAAGACAGACAATAATCATAAACATACAACAAAGTCATatatatcaaaatttaaaagaaatatagAGATGCATTAAACATTCCTCTGGTTAGACGTGTTTGGCATATCAAAGACAAGGTGGCTTAATCCCGTAGATTAATTACCCTGGAATTCAGCAACTATTCAAAACCATATTATAGTATAATATATAGCACTCCTATCTCTTAGGGAAGGAGAACGTAAATTACTCTATTATAAATTCTTTTGAAATAAGCACTCAAATGAAAGAATGGCTTTATAATGAAGGAAATTGTCGTACCGCCTTGTAAAACTCCTCAGAGTTCTTAAGCATTTCCTCATGCATGTCCCATGAATCATTGTCATTTGGGGAAGTAATACAAAACTGTTCCACTTTCTCAAATTGGTGAACTCGGAATATTCCTAGAGTATCTCGACCGTGAGATCCAGCTTCTTTCCTAAAGCAAGAAGAATATCCAGCATACCTGCAGAAAGCATGTTTCCAAAATTTAAACTAACATATTTTTCCAGTTTTAATATTAAACGTGCAACTAAATTCATGTTACCTTAGGGGTAGCTGGGTAGGGTGGATCCAATCGTCTATATGATATGCACAAAGTGGCTGCTCTGCTGTTGCAATCAGATATTTATCATCTCCTTCACCAGTtacctaaaaataataattccttAGATATGTTCAGATCAGAAGAAAAGATTGGGTGATCTTTGGCTTGTTATGTAGTTTCAATTTCAGACAGTATAACCATTAAGACATTAACTCCTCCAGTCTCTAATGTAAGCATAAAAGTATTCATATTTGGTGGCCTCGAATATAAAACAACTTTCAATATATTTAATGATGCCATTACTGAAATACACctataataatataagtttTCTTTTTCAATGATTCTTGTTCTCATGAAACAAGTTTTCATCAATATCGCTTTTCAGAATGCACACATTTTAACCGTCAAAAATAGAGAGAAAGAATGCACACATTTTGCATGAGATTGAGAAAATTAATtgcacttaactaaatttcttagtAAGTGGGAGGTTAGGTACTTTTGCTTTAAATCAAGACTGGAGAGGATAATACAAAAAGGCCACCACTATGCTTGTTTTAAAGTTTTAGCAAGGAAAAGGAAATCATTTccattacaaaattttaaaaatggaaaatataatGAAAAGAAGGTGaatgaaaacaaataaacaGAAAAAGGAAAATCTACAATAATGTTATTGGCAGTTTCGCActttaaaaagataaaacatAAGCATCTAAAACACAAATTATAAGCTCGTAATAGAATATCATCTATATACAGAGGCCTTGCTGATATGTcttataataaaatcaaattctTACATGGACACCCAGATCAATAATAATGGAATAAACAATTTTACCTTATAAAGTTCTTCATCAAATTGAGCTAATTGAGCACACTTGGACATCATATCTTTTCTCATGAAGAAAGGAGTTTGTAATAAAGTATATTCCCTTTTCTCTAAAAACTCAAGCCCAAAGTTGATTAGAGCTTGATTAAGACGAACACCATCTCCTTTGAGGTAGTAACCTCTACCTCCAGCTACATCAGCTCCTATAATGCATCAAACAACATGACAAAAAAAGACTAGGTTACATTCGGAGAAGGTATCTGACCAGAAATGCAGAAACTATTGAAAGCCTTAGCTACTAAAGTTGAAAGAGAGCAGTGTTCCATTGGTGATTAACATAAAAGGCATCAGGTGGGAAACACAAATACAGCAAAAACGATGATGCACACAATTAACTTAAAGAAATCATACTCTGATAATTAGATTCTAATGAATCAAGCAACATGTCAGAACAAATCAAAATACTCAACAGTGTCCAAATTCAGTATAGTGGCAGAAAGATATTGTGCAAATCACGCACTACTGCAACAACTAAACCAACAAACACACTTTCGTGTACGTTTCATTCCACTTCTAGAAAGGCCAaggtgtagaattgattttgacatatttGGTTTCTCTAGAGTAGAATTcgccagaattgattctacttaaAGCTAGAAATGGTTGCTTTTCattcaaaaattgatttttacactaaaATTTATCGGTCAACTCACTTTTACAggaatgtatccaaacataaatcactttacattcaactcaattttggtcagaatcaattttataaaattgataaataaataaataaataaataaataaataaataaataatctgactaggaaaaatgaataaattcaAACCTTTCTTCAAATCAGCTATCCCAAGTAGGTCAACTAGTTCCACATGATTCTTGAGTTTAGGCTCAACCCTTTTCTCCCCCCATGTTCTAATCACTTCATTATTGGCCTAAAACATATCATCccataaattttaaaacaatgattacaatatcaaagaaaaaaaatccatatatataataaaaatagaaaatacctcatcattGTCGACTCGAACAGAATCATGGATGAGGTTTCCAATAGTTTCCAATTTGGAATTCAAAAGGCTTAGGGTTTCCCGAGCCTCGACCTCTTTCTCAGCTATCTTCTTCTTAGTCTCTTCAGAATCAGCAATGAGCTTGGTTGCATCTTCACCAGCCTAACACATACACAACAATGGAATTCacaattgaatttaattttttattttttttggtcaaatagcCTAGttgctagaaaatccaccttaaaggtagataagtggagtgtccgaaGTTCGAACACCGGCTCTGTtgcgatatccctaccaactaagttaagctcacggggactGAATTTACAATCGAATTTAATGTAACGAGGATTTGAAATTGCATGtaaaaagatgaaaatgaagATAGTGATAGATACTTACACGCTTGAGTTTGGAAACTTCTTTGTTGATCTT
This genomic interval from Trifolium pratense cultivar HEN17-A07 linkage group LG6, ARS_RC_1.1, whole genome shotgun sequence contains the following:
- the LOC123890538 gene encoding serine--tRNA ligase-like isoform X1, whose product is MLDINLFREEKGHNPELIRESQRRRFASVEVVDEIINLDKEWRKRQFELENLRKEVNKINKEVSKLKRAGEDATKLIADSEETKKKIAEKEVEARETLSLLNSKLETIGNLIHDSVRVDNDEANNEVIRTWGEKRVEPKLKNHVELVDLLGIADLKKGADVAGGRGYYLKGDGVRLNQALINFGLEFLEKREYTLLQTPFFMRKDMMSKCAQLAQFDEELYKVTGEGDDKYLIATAEQPLCAYHIDDWIHPTQLPLRYAGYSSCFRKEAGSHGRDTLGIFRVHQFEKVEQFCITSPNDNDSWDMHEEMLKNSEEFYKALNIPYQIVSIVSGALNDAAAKKYDLEAWFPASQTYRELVSCSNCTDYQARKLEIRYGQKKSNEQLKQYVHLLNSTLTATERTICCILENNQKEDGVEIPEVLRPFMGGKTFLPFKNQPSSETKGALKHVQFNRAAHILNSVMNFIGKRNAVWKIGTRIFNVL
- the LOC123890538 gene encoding serine--tRNA ligase-like isoform X2, coding for MLDINLFREEKGHNPELIRESQRRRFASVEVVDEIINLDKEWRKRQFELENLRKEVNKINKEVSKLKRAGEDATKLIADSEETKKKIAEKEVEARETLSLLNSKLETIGNLIHDSVRVDNDEANNEVIRTWGEKRVEPKLKNHVELVDLLGIADLKKGADVAGGRGYYLKGDGVRLNQALINFGLEFLEKREYTLLQTPFFMRKDMMSKCAQLAQFDEELYKVTGEGDDKYLIATAEQPLCAYHIDDWIHPTQLPLRYAGYSSCFRKEAGSHGRDTLGIFRVHQFEKVEQFCITSPNDNDSWDMHEEMLKNSEEFYKALNIPYQIVSIVSGALNDAAAKKYDLEAWFPASQTYRELVSCSNCTDYQARKLEIRYGQKKSNEQLKQYVHLLNSTLTATERTICCILENNQKEDGVEIPEVLRPFMGGKTFLPFKNQPSSETKGKKSKA